One Paraburkholderia sp. IMGN_8 DNA window includes the following coding sequences:
- a CDS encoding 2-oxoglutarate dehydrogenase E1 component: MMKQFQSNSYLFGGNAPYVEEMYEAYLDNPASVPENWRSYFDALQNVPASDGSNANDVAHGPIVESFAQRAKANAFIPRTAAGGEDLATARKQVYVQSLIGAYRFLGTQWANLDPLKRRERPAIPELEPAFYDFTEADMDQEFSATNLYFGFERASLREIVKALRDTYCGTIGAEYMYLSDPEQKRWWKEKLESIRSTPNFSNDKKKHILNRLTAAEGLERFLHTKYVGQKRFSLEGGESFIASMDEVVRHGGANGVQEIVIGMAHRGRLNVLVNTLGKMPADLFAEFEGKHVDDLPAGDVKYHKGFSSDVSTDGGPVHLSLAFNPSHLEIVNPVVEGSAKARMDRRGDDSGLQVLPVQIHGDAAFAGQGVVMETLNLAQTRGYGTHGTLHIVINNQIGFTTSDPRDSRSTLYCSDVVKMIEAPVLHVNGDDPEAVVLATQLAIDFRMQFHKDVVVDIVCFRKLGHNEQDTPAVTQPLMYKTIAKHPGTRALYAEKLVQQGVITATDADEFVKAYRKAMDEGHHTIDPVLSNYKSKYAVDWVPFLNRKWTDAADTAVPLAELKRLAERITTIPENFKVHPLVERVINDRRAMGRGEAKLDWGMGEHLAFASLVASGYAVRLTGQDSGRGTFTHRHAVLHDQNRERWNDGTYVPLQNIAEGQAKFTVIDSVLSEEAVLGFEYGYSTAEPNTFVAWEAQFGDFVNGAQVVIDQFISSGEVKWGRVSGLTMLLPHGYEGQGPEHSSARIERFLQLCADHNMQVVQPTTPAQIFHLLRRQMIRLFRKPLIVATPKSLLRHKEAVSDLSELAKGAFQPILGEVDEAIDAKKVKRVIACSGRVYYDLVAHRREAKANDVAIIRIEQLYPFAHKQFEAEMKKYDNATEVVWVQDEPQNQGPWFYIEHHLKEGMKDGQKLAYSGRPASASPAVGYYAKHYEQQKALVEGAFGRLKSASIAK; the protein is encoded by the coding sequence ATGATGAAGCAATTCCAGTCGAACTCTTATCTGTTCGGCGGCAATGCTCCGTACGTAGAAGAAATGTACGAAGCATATCTCGATAATCCGGCGTCAGTGCCCGAGAACTGGCGCAGCTATTTCGATGCGTTGCAGAACGTCCCTGCATCGGATGGCAGCAATGCCAACGACGTGGCCCATGGCCCGATCGTCGAATCGTTTGCTCAACGGGCCAAGGCTAACGCTTTCATCCCGCGCACGGCTGCCGGCGGCGAAGATCTCGCTACCGCTCGCAAGCAAGTCTATGTGCAGTCCCTCATCGGCGCATATCGCTTCCTCGGCACGCAATGGGCCAATCTCGATCCTCTGAAGCGCCGCGAACGTCCCGCTATCCCCGAACTTGAACCCGCGTTCTACGACTTTACCGAAGCCGATATGGACCAGGAGTTCAGCGCGACGAATCTGTACTTCGGGTTCGAGCGTGCTTCGCTGCGCGAGATCGTCAAGGCATTACGTGACACGTATTGCGGCACGATCGGCGCCGAGTACATGTACCTGAGCGATCCGGAACAGAAGCGCTGGTGGAAAGAGAAGCTCGAGTCGATCCGTTCGACGCCGAATTTCTCCAATGACAAGAAAAAGCACATCCTGAATCGCCTGACGGCCGCTGAAGGCCTCGAGCGCTTCCTGCACACCAAGTACGTCGGCCAGAAACGCTTCTCGCTCGAAGGCGGCGAAAGTTTCATCGCGTCGATGGACGAAGTCGTGCGTCATGGCGGCGCTAACGGCGTCCAGGAAATCGTCATCGGCATGGCCCACCGTGGTCGTCTGAACGTGCTGGTCAATACGCTCGGCAAGATGCCGGCGGACCTGTTTGCCGAATTCGAAGGCAAGCACGTCGATGACCTGCCGGCTGGCGACGTGAAATACCACAAGGGTTTCTCGTCGGACGTCTCGACTGATGGCGGCCCGGTTCACCTGTCGCTCGCGTTCAACCCGTCGCACCTCGAAATCGTCAACCCGGTGGTCGAAGGCTCGGCCAAGGCCCGTATGGACCGTCGCGGCGACGACAGCGGCCTGCAAGTGCTGCCGGTGCAGATCCACGGCGACGCGGCCTTCGCGGGCCAGGGCGTCGTGATGGAAACGCTGAACCTCGCGCAAACGCGCGGTTACGGCACGCACGGCACGCTGCACATCGTCATCAACAACCAGATCGGTTTCACGACGTCGGATCCGCGCGACTCGCGCTCCACGTTGTACTGCTCGGACGTCGTCAAGATGATCGAAGCGCCGGTGCTGCACGTGAACGGTGACGATCCTGAAGCGGTCGTGCTCGCTACGCAGCTGGCCATCGACTTCCGGATGCAGTTCCATAAGGACGTCGTCGTCGACATCGTCTGCTTCCGTAAGCTGGGTCACAACGAGCAGGACACGCCGGCGGTCACGCAGCCGCTGATGTACAAGACGATTGCGAAGCACCCGGGCACGCGCGCGCTGTACGCCGAAAAGCTGGTGCAACAAGGCGTGATCACCGCCACGGACGCCGACGAATTCGTCAAGGCCTACCGCAAGGCGATGGACGAAGGCCACCACACGATCGATCCGGTGCTCTCGAACTACAAGAGCAAATATGCGGTCGACTGGGTCCCGTTCCTGAACCGCAAGTGGACCGACGCAGCCGATACGGCAGTGCCCTTGGCCGAGTTGAAGCGCCTCGCTGAGCGCATCACCACGATCCCGGAAAACTTCAAGGTGCATCCGCTGGTCGAGCGCGTCATCAACGACCGTCGCGCGATGGGCCGTGGTGAAGCGAAGCTCGACTGGGGCATGGGTGAACACCTGGCATTCGCGTCGCTTGTCGCATCGGGCTACGCAGTGCGCCTGACCGGTCAGGACTCGGGCCGCGGTACGTTCACGCACCGTCACGCGGTGCTGCACGATCAGAACCGCGAACGCTGGAACGACGGCACGTACGTGCCGCTGCAGAACATCGCCGAAGGTCAGGCGAAGTTCACGGTGATCGACTCGGTGCTGTCGGAAGAAGCGGTGCTGGGCTTCGAATACGGATATTCGACCGCTGAACCGAATACGTTCGTCGCGTGGGAAGCGCAGTTCGGCGACTTCGTGAACGGCGCGCAAGTCGTGATCGACCAGTTCATCTCGTCTGGCGAAGTGAAGTGGGGCCGCGTCTCGGGCCTGACGATGCTGCTGCCGCACGGCTACGAAGGTCAAGGTCCGGAGCACTCGTCGGCACGTATCGAACGCTTCCTGCAACTGTGCGCAGACCACAACATGCAGGTCGTTCAACCGACCACGCCGGCGCAGATTTTCCACCTGTTGCGCCGTCAGATGATCCGCCTGTTCCGCAAGCCGCTGATCGTCGCTACGCCGAAGTCGCTGCTGCGTCACAAGGAAGCCGTATCGGATCTGTCGGAACTGGCGAAGGGCGCGTTCCAGCCGATTCTCGGCGAAGTGGACGAAGCCATCGACGCGAAGAAGGTCAAGCGCGTGATCGCCTGCTCGGGCCGCGTGTACTACGACCTCGTCGCGCATCGCCGCGAAGCGAAGGCGAACGACGTCGCGATCATCCGTATCGAACAGCTCTATCCGTTCGCGCATAAGCAGTTCGAAGCGGAAATGAAGAAGTACGACAATGCGACCGAAGTGGTCTGGGTGCAGGACGAGCCGCAGAATCAAGGCCCGTGGTTCTACATCGAGCACCACCTGAAGGAAGGCATGAAGGACGGACAGAAGCTGGCATACAGCGGCCGTCCGGCTTCGGCCTCGCCGGCAGTCGGCTACTACGCGAAGCACTACGAGCAGCAGAAGGCGCTGGTCGAAGGTGCTTTCGGCCGCCTCAAGAGCGCGTCGATCGCTAAATAA
- the typA gene encoding translational GTPase TypA: MTRALRNIAIIAHVDHGKTTLVDQLLRQTATFRENQAVVERVMDSNDIEKERGITILSKNCAVEYEGTHINIVDTPGHADFGGEVERVLSMVDSVLLLVDAVEGPMPQTRFVTKKALALGLKPIVVINKVDRPGARIDWVINQTFDLFDKLGASDEQLDFPIVYASGLNGYAGLTADVREGDMRPLFDAVLQHVPVRPADPEAPLQLQITSLDYSSYVGRIGVGRITRGRIKPGMAVAVRSGPDGAILNRKINQVLSFKGLERVQVESAEAGDIVLINGIEEIGIGVTICSPEQPEALPMITVDEPTLTMNFLVNSSPLAGREGKFVTSRQIRDRLMKELNHNVALRVKETGDETTFEVAGRGELHLTILVENMRREGYELAVSRPRVVMQEVDGVKHEPYENLTVDMEDGHQGGVMEELGRRKGEMLDMASDGRGRTRLEYRISARGLIGFQSEFLTLTRGTGLMSHTFDSYQPVKEGAVGERRNGVLISQDDGAAVAYALWKLQDRGRMFVSPGEPLYEGMIIGIHSRDNDLVVNPIKGKQLTNVRSSGTDEAVRLVPPIQMSLEYAVEFIDDDELVEVTPQSIRLRKRYLKEHERRSASRKGAVD; this comes from the coding sequence ATGACCCGCGCCCTACGCAACATCGCCATCATTGCCCACGTCGACCACGGCAAGACTACGCTCGTCGACCAGCTCCTTCGCCAGACCGCCACGTTCCGTGAGAACCAGGCGGTGGTGGAGCGGGTGATGGACTCGAACGACATCGAAAAAGAACGTGGCATCACGATTCTTTCGAAGAACTGCGCGGTCGAGTACGAAGGCACGCACATCAACATCGTCGACACCCCGGGCCACGCCGACTTCGGTGGTGAAGTCGAGCGCGTGCTGTCGATGGTCGACTCGGTGCTGTTGCTGGTCGACGCGGTTGAAGGCCCGATGCCGCAAACGCGGTTCGTGACCAAGAAGGCGCTGGCGCTCGGCCTGAAGCCGATCGTCGTCATCAACAAGGTCGATCGGCCGGGCGCGCGGATCGACTGGGTGATCAACCAGACCTTCGATCTGTTCGACAAGCTGGGCGCGTCGGACGAGCAACTCGACTTCCCGATCGTCTACGCGTCGGGCCTGAACGGCTACGCCGGGTTGACGGCGGACGTGCGTGAAGGCGACATGCGTCCGCTGTTCGACGCCGTGCTGCAACACGTGCCGGTCCGCCCGGCCGATCCGGAAGCGCCGCTGCAACTGCAGATCACGTCGCTGGATTACTCGTCGTATGTCGGCCGTATCGGGGTGGGCCGCATCACGCGTGGCCGTATCAAGCCGGGCATGGCAGTGGCCGTGCGTTCGGGCCCGGACGGCGCGATCCTGAACCGCAAGATCAATCAGGTGCTGTCGTTCAAGGGTCTGGAGCGCGTGCAGGTGGAGTCGGCTGAAGCAGGCGACATCGTGCTGATCAACGGTATCGAAGAAATCGGTATCGGCGTGACCATCTGCTCGCCGGAACAACCGGAAGCGCTGCCGATGATTACCGTCGACGAGCCGACGCTGACGATGAACTTCCTCGTCAATTCGTCGCCGCTTGCTGGCCGCGAAGGCAAGTTCGTCACGAGCCGTCAGATCCGCGATCGCCTGATGAAGGAACTGAACCACAACGTCGCGCTGCGCGTGAAGGAAACCGGCGACGAAACCACGTTCGAAGTGGCGGGCCGCGGTGAACTGCACCTGACCATTCTCGTGGAAAACATGCGTCGTGAAGGCTACGAGCTGGCTGTGTCGCGTCCGCGCGTGGTGATGCAGGAAGTCGACGGCGTGAAGCACGAGCCGTACGAAAACCTGACCGTCGACATGGAAGACGGCCACCAGGGTGGCGTGATGGAAGAGTTGGGCCGCCGCAAGGGCGAAATGCTCGACATGGCGTCGGACGGCCGCGGCCGTACGCGTCTCGAGTATCGTATTTCGGCACGTGGCCTGATCGGCTTCCAGTCGGAATTTCTGACGCTCACGCGCGGTACGGGTTTGATGAGCCACACGTTCGACTCGTATCAACCGGTCAAGGAAGGTGCGGTCGGCGAGCGTCGTAACGGCGTGCTGATTTCGCAGGACGACGGCGCAGCCGTTGCGTACGCGTTGTGGAAACTGCAGGATCGCGGCCGTATGTTCGTGTCACCGGGTGAGCCGCTGTACGAAGGCATGATCATCGGCATTCACAGCCGCGACAACGACCTGGTCGTGAACCCGATCAAGGGCAAGCAGCTGACCAACGTGCGCTCGTCGGGTACGGACGAAGCGGTTCGCCTTGTGCCGCCGATCCAGATGTCGCTGGAATACGCGGTCGAATTCATCGACGACGACGAGCTGGTGGAAGTCACGCCGCAATCGATCCGTCTGCGCAAGCGTTACCTGAAGGAACATGAGCGCCGCAGCGCCAGCCGTAAGGGCGCAGTGGACTAA
- a CDS encoding MarR family winged helix-turn-helix transcriptional regulator, which translates to MTEPSPTPTPDLSEYQLGESVGYLISRVKSTMSNLVTQRSMAELGITSQQGSILFMVASGKCLLAAELAREYGIDASAVTRLVDRLEKRGLLTRVRSNEDRRVVRLALTPEGHAIAAKMPAIFKGVLDSLLGSFTPEEVGFLKSMLRRVLINSGEQTGLTRDAASNFDSKS; encoded by the coding sequence ATGACGGAGCCGTCCCCCACCCCCACGCCGGATCTCAGCGAGTACCAGCTAGGCGAAAGCGTCGGCTATCTGATTTCGCGGGTGAAATCGACCATGTCCAACCTGGTCACCCAACGCAGCATGGCCGAACTCGGCATCACCAGTCAGCAGGGCAGCATCCTGTTCATGGTGGCCAGCGGCAAATGTCTGCTGGCAGCCGAATTGGCGCGCGAATACGGTATCGATGCAAGCGCCGTCACTCGCCTCGTCGACCGGTTGGAGAAACGCGGGCTGCTGACAAGGGTGCGCAGCAACGAAGACCGGCGTGTCGTCAGGTTGGCATTGACGCCGGAAGGCCATGCGATCGCAGCGAAGATGCCTGCGATTTTCAAAGGCGTGCTGGACAGCCTGCTGGGCAGCTTCACTCCCGAAGAAGTGGGTTTCCTGAAGAGCATGCTGCGCCGCGTGCTCATCAATTCCGGCGAACAAACGGGACTAACCCGTGATGCAGCAAGCAATTTTGACAGCAAGTCGTAA
- a CDS encoding efflux transporter outer membrane subunit: MKSFSLSAPALSSRAAVAAAVTALALTGCANYFGMKSDKQISSPAQYESTQSLPGQGGQWPSLDWANQFGDPQLSKLIAEALEGNPSIAQAQARVAKASSYIESSRSALYPKVNGSYSWTRELFSGNALYPPPYGGAWYSENNVLASASWDLDLWGKNRQRLGQAVSQEKAAEADMQQARVTLAASVASTYNQLAQLYAFRDIAEREIANRQDIGRITNGRVSAGLDTNVERQTANGNIATSQSNLTDLDGQITVVRYQLGALLGKGPDRGLQIAQPVLTTGDTVALPNNLPADLVARRADIVAARWQVEAAMHDVKEAKAEFFPDVNLAAGFGFDAFGWGRFLKSGSRQMQFGPAIHLPIFDAGALRSQLKGRYADFDLDVANYNQTLISALSDVATQVSSIRSIDRQSGDAQRALDASTKAYELAVIRYKAGLSPQLQVLTADQNRLGAEQTVTSLKMRRRDLQIGLIKALGGGFDATQTGLVVPIDAPASATAATAAAN; the protein is encoded by the coding sequence ATGAAATCCTTTTCCCTGTCCGCGCCCGCGCTGTCGAGCCGGGCCGCTGTCGCCGCTGCGGTGACGGCGCTCGCCCTTACGGGGTGCGCGAACTACTTCGGCATGAAGAGCGACAAGCAGATCTCGTCGCCGGCTCAGTACGAGTCCACCCAGAGTCTGCCCGGCCAGGGCGGCCAGTGGCCGTCGCTCGACTGGGCCAACCAGTTCGGCGACCCGCAACTGTCCAAGCTGATCGCGGAAGCGCTGGAGGGCAATCCGTCGATCGCGCAGGCGCAGGCACGCGTGGCAAAAGCCTCGTCGTACATCGAAAGCTCGCGCTCGGCGCTGTATCCGAAGGTCAACGGCAGCTATTCGTGGACCCGCGAACTGTTCTCGGGCAACGCGCTCTACCCGCCTCCGTACGGCGGCGCCTGGTATAGCGAAAACAACGTGCTGGCGAGCGCCTCGTGGGATCTGGACCTGTGGGGCAAGAACCGCCAGCGTCTGGGCCAGGCCGTGTCGCAAGAAAAGGCCGCCGAGGCCGACATGCAGCAGGCGCGCGTAACGCTGGCCGCGTCGGTGGCAAGCACGTATAACCAGCTCGCGCAGCTGTATGCGTTCCGCGATATCGCCGAGCGTGAAATCGCCAACCGTCAGGACATCGGCCGGATCACCAACGGCCGCGTGAGTGCAGGTCTCGACACCAACGTCGAGCGGCAGACCGCGAACGGCAACATCGCGACCAGCCAGTCGAATTTGACTGACCTGGACGGTCAGATCACCGTGGTGCGTTATCAGTTGGGCGCGTTGCTCGGCAAGGGCCCGGATCGCGGCCTGCAAATCGCCCAGCCGGTTCTGACCACCGGCGACACCGTCGCGTTGCCGAACAACCTGCCGGCTGACCTTGTCGCACGCCGCGCCGATATCGTCGCCGCGCGCTGGCAGGTCGAAGCCGCGATGCACGACGTGAAGGAAGCGAAAGCTGAATTCTTCCCGGACGTCAACCTCGCGGCCGGCTTCGGTTTCGACGCGTTCGGCTGGGGCCGTTTCCTCAAATCCGGCAGCCGTCAGATGCAATTCGGCCCGGCCATCCACCTGCCGATCTTCGACGCCGGCGCGCTGCGCTCGCAGTTGAAGGGCCGTTACGCCGACTTCGACCTCGATGTGGCGAACTACAACCAGACGCTGATCAGCGCCTTGTCCGACGTCGCGACGCAAGTGTCGTCGATCCGTTCGATCGATCGGCAATCGGGCGACGCCCAGCGCGCGCTCGACGCGTCGACCAAGGCGTACGAGCTGGCCGTGATTCGCTATAAGGCCGGCTTGTCGCCGCAACTGCAGGTGCTGACCGCCGACCAGAACCGCCTTGGCGCCGAACAGACGGTAACGAGCCTGAAGATGCGCCGCCGCGATTTGCAGATCGGCCTCATCAAGGCGCTCGGCGGCGGTTTCGACGCGACGCAGACCGGCCTCGTGGTGCCGATCGATGCCCCGGCCTCGGCGACGGCCGCGACCGCCGCCGCAAACTGA
- a CDS encoding EmrA/EmrK family multidrug efflux transporter periplasmic adaptor subunit, with protein sequence MSTPQQPAPPAQSANNGKRKRMMTLLVIVILIAAIAYGLYYFLVARFHEDTDDAYVNGNVVQITPQVTGTVVAVNADDTQTVKAGDPLVVLDPADARVALEQAEANLAQTVRQVRGLFADDNQYQAQVAVRQADLSRAQDDLKRRMTVAQTGAVSQEEISHARDAVKSAQAALDAAEQQLASNRALTANTTIANHPNVQASAAKVRDAYLNNARNNLPAPVTGYVAKRSVQVGQRVSPGNPLMAIVPLNGVWVDANFKEVQLKHMRIGQPVELTADVYGSSVVFHGKVVGFSAGTGSAFSLLPAQNATGNWIKVVQRLPVRIALDPQELEKHPLRIGLSMQADVTIKNDDGGQLGNAPNTVYQTSVFEKYGDEADAEIARIISENAGPNGGSQKSSQAAKPAAKLM encoded by the coding sequence ATGAGCACCCCCCAGCAGCCCGCGCCCCCCGCACAATCGGCGAACAACGGCAAACGCAAGCGCATGATGACGCTGCTCGTCATCGTGATCCTGATCGCAGCGATCGCTTACGGTCTTTACTACTTCCTCGTCGCGCGCTTCCATGAAGACACCGACGATGCGTACGTGAACGGCAACGTCGTACAGATCACGCCGCAAGTCACCGGCACGGTAGTCGCCGTGAACGCGGATGACACGCAAACCGTGAAGGCCGGCGACCCGCTCGTCGTGCTCGATCCGGCCGACGCACGCGTCGCGCTGGAACAAGCCGAAGCGAATCTCGCGCAAACGGTGCGCCAGGTGCGCGGCCTGTTCGCCGACGACAACCAGTACCAGGCGCAAGTCGCCGTACGCCAGGCCGACCTTTCGCGCGCTCAGGACGACCTGAAGCGCCGTATGACGGTCGCGCAAACCGGCGCTGTGTCGCAGGAAGAAATCTCGCACGCTCGCGACGCAGTGAAAAGCGCGCAGGCCGCACTCGACGCCGCCGAGCAACAGCTCGCGTCGAACCGCGCGCTGACCGCCAACACCACGATCGCGAACCACCCGAACGTGCAGGCCTCCGCCGCGAAGGTTCGCGACGCTTACCTGAACAATGCGCGTAACAACCTGCCGGCGCCTGTTACCGGCTACGTTGCGAAGCGCTCGGTGCAGGTCGGCCAGCGCGTCTCGCCGGGCAATCCGTTGATGGCGATCGTGCCGCTGAACGGCGTGTGGGTAGATGCGAACTTCAAGGAAGTGCAACTGAAGCATATGCGCATCGGCCAGCCGGTCGAACTGACGGCCGACGTGTACGGCTCGTCGGTGGTGTTCCACGGCAAGGTGGTCGGCTTCTCGGCGGGCACGGGTTCGGCCTTCTCGCTGCTGCCCGCGCAGAATGCGACCGGCAACTGGATCAAGGTGGTGCAGCGCCTGCCGGTGCGGATCGCGCTCGACCCGCAAGAACTTGAGAAGCACCCGCTGCGTATCGGTCTGTCGATGCAAGCCGACGTGACCATCAAGAACGACGACGGCGGCCAGCTCGGCAACGCGCCGAACACGGTCTATCAAACCAGCGTGTTCGAGAAGTACGGCGACGAAGCCGATGCGGAAATCGCTCGCATCATCTCGGAGAACGCAGGCCCGAACGGCGGCTCGCAGAAGTCGAGCCAAGCCGCGAAGCCCGCTGCGAAGTTGATGTAA
- a CDS encoding DHA2 family efflux MFS transporter permease subunit, with amino-acid sequence MAQAQAQLPHPPLEGAQLVIGTIAVSLAVFMNVLDTSIANVSIPSISGDLGVSSDQGTWVITSFAVANAISVPLTGWLTDRIGQVRLFMASIILFVISSWMCGLAPTLPFLLASRVLQGAVAGPMIPLSQTLLLASYPRAKAPMALSMWAMTTLIAPVAGPILGGWISDNISWPWIFYVNIPVGAIAAVATWTIFRNRDSVVKKAPIDGVGLGLLILWVGALQVMLDKGKDLDWFSSTTIVVLALVAVISLAFFIVWELTAEHPVVDLSLFSRRNFTGGTVALSIGYGLYFGNLVLLPLWLQTDIGYTATEAGLVMAPVGLFAVLLSPITGKVLPRTDPRYIATLSFLVFALCFWMRSRYTTGVDTYSLLLPTLIQGIGMAGFFIPLVSITLSGLPGNRIPAASGLSNFVRIMCGGIGTSIFQTAWDHRTIMHHAQLAEQANAYNPVFDQSIRQMGAAGFSQPQAYGLFNTMATQQAAQLGVNDLFFVSAGIFVALIALIWITKPERAGGDAGAAAAAAH; translated from the coding sequence ATGGCTCAGGCTCAGGCGCAACTCCCTCACCCGCCGCTCGAGGGAGCGCAACTGGTGATCGGCACCATCGCGGTGTCGCTCGCCGTGTTCATGAACGTGCTCGACACGTCGATTGCGAACGTGTCGATCCCGTCGATTTCGGGCGATCTCGGTGTGTCGTCCGACCAGGGCACGTGGGTGATCACGTCGTTCGCGGTCGCCAACGCGATCTCCGTGCCGCTGACTGGCTGGCTCACCGACCGGATCGGCCAGGTGCGCCTGTTCATGGCGTCGATCATTCTGTTTGTGATCTCGTCATGGATGTGCGGCCTCGCGCCCACCCTGCCGTTCCTGCTCGCCTCGCGCGTGCTGCAAGGCGCGGTGGCCGGCCCGATGATTCCGCTGTCGCAAACGCTGCTGCTCGCGAGCTATCCACGCGCCAAGGCGCCGATGGCTTTGTCCATGTGGGCGATGACCACGCTGATTGCGCCGGTGGCCGGGCCGATTCTCGGCGGCTGGATCTCGGACAACATCTCGTGGCCGTGGATTTTCTACGTCAATATCCCGGTCGGCGCGATCGCCGCCGTGGCGACCTGGACGATCTTCCGCAACCGCGATTCGGTCGTCAAAAAGGCGCCGATCGACGGCGTCGGTCTCGGCCTGCTGATCCTCTGGGTGGGCGCGTTGCAGGTCATGCTCGATAAGGGCAAGGACCTCGACTGGTTTTCGTCGACCACCATCGTCGTGCTGGCGCTGGTCGCGGTGATTTCGCTTGCGTTCTTCATCGTATGGGAATTGACGGCCGAGCACCCGGTGGTCGATCTTTCCTTGTTCAGCCGGCGCAATTTCACCGGCGGCACGGTCGCGCTCTCGATCGGCTACGGACTCTATTTCGGCAATCTCGTGTTGCTGCCGCTGTGGCTGCAAACCGACATCGGCTACACCGCAACCGAAGCCGGCCTGGTGATGGCGCCGGTCGGCCTGTTCGCGGTGCTGCTCTCGCCGATTACCGGCAAGGTTTTGCCGCGTACCGATCCGCGCTATATCGCGACCTTGTCGTTCCTCGTGTTCGCGTTGTGCTTCTGGATGCGCTCGCGTTATACGACCGGCGTCGATACTTACTCGCTGCTGCTGCCCACGCTGATTCAAGGTATCGGTATGGCCGGGTTCTTCATCCCGCTGGTGTCGATCACGCTGTCGGGTTTGCCGGGTAACCGGATTCCGGCCGCATCGGGCCTGTCGAACTTCGTGCGGATCATGTGCGGCGGGATCGGCACCTCGATCTTCCAGACCGCATGGGATCACCGGACCATCATGCATCACGCGCAACTGGCGGAACAGGCGAACGCATACAACCCGGTGTTCGATCAGTCGATCCGGCAGATGGGTGCGGCAGGGTTCAGTCAGCCGCAGGCGTACGGACTTTTCAACACGATGGCTACGCAACAAGCCGCGCAGTTGGGCGTGAATGATCTGTTCTTTGTTTCCGCCGGCATCTTCGTCGCGCTGATCGCACTGATCTGGATCACCAAGCCGGAACGCGCGGGCGGTGACGCGGGCGCGGCGGCTGCGGCGGCGCATTGA
- the truB gene encoding tRNA pseudouridine(55) synthase TruB: MTAPQRPRVPRRALDGVLLLDKPIGLSSNDALIRAKRLYLAKKAGHTGTLDPLATGLLPLCFGEATKFSQDLLEADKTYEATMRLGIRTTTGDAEGEAIDTRDVTCDQAAVRAALEKFLGDIVQVPPMYSALKRDGKPLYEYARAGQVVEREGRQVTIHALELLACALPDVTFRVTCSKGTYVRTLAEDIGEALGCGAHLVALRRTGVGALTLEHAVTLDALFDATESERDAWLQPVDALLSTFPSVHLGEDATRRFLHGQRLKLSELSITGDAVNAPRVRVYAAEGRLLGVAKQGEGVLAPERLVVTAVS, translated from the coding sequence ATGACCGCACCTCAACGCCCCCGCGTGCCGCGTCGCGCGCTCGACGGCGTGCTGTTGCTCGACAAGCCGATCGGCCTGTCGAGCAACGACGCGCTGATTCGTGCGAAGCGTCTGTATCTGGCGAAAAAGGCAGGCCATACCGGCACGCTCGATCCGCTGGCCACCGGTCTGCTGCCGCTGTGTTTCGGCGAAGCCACCAAGTTTTCGCAGGATCTGCTCGAAGCCGACAAGACCTACGAGGCGACCATGCGCCTCGGTATCCGCACGACCACCGGCGATGCCGAAGGCGAAGCGATCGACACGCGCGACGTGACGTGCGATCAGGCGGCGGTCCGTGCCGCTTTGGAGAAGTTTCTCGGCGACATTGTCCAGGTCCCGCCGATGTATTCGGCGCTCAAGCGCGACGGCAAGCCGCTGTACGAATATGCGCGCGCCGGTCAGGTGGTCGAGCGGGAAGGGCGTCAGGTGACGATCCACGCGCTCGAGTTGCTCGCCTGCGCGCTGCCGGACGTGACGTTTCGCGTGACGTGCAGCAAGGGGACGTATGTGCGAACGCTGGCCGAGGATATCGGCGAAGCGCTCGGTTGCGGCGCGCATCTGGTGGCGTTGCGGCGCACCGGCGTCGGCGCGCTGACGCTCGAGCACGCGGTGACGCTCGACGCGTTGTTCGATGCGACGGAAAGCGAGCGAGATGCCTGGTTGCAACCGGTCGATGCGTTGCTGTCGACCTTCCCGTCCGTGCATCTGGGTGAAGACGCGACGCGCCGGTTTCTGCATGGTCAGCGGTTGAAGCTCTCCGAGTTGAGCATTACCGGCGATGCGGTCAACGCGCCGCGGGTTCGCGTGTACGCTGCTGAAGGCCGTCTGCTCGGCGTGGCGAAGCAAGGCGAGGGCGTGCTGGCGCCGGAGCGGCTGGTGGTCACCGCCGTGAGCTAG
- the rbfA gene encoding 30S ribosome-binding factor RbfA — MPKKRTSPNRNVQIADQIQRDLSELLREVKDPRIGIVTIQSVELTPDYAHAKVYFTTLTGDPQQTLEALQHAAGHLHNQLFKRLHIHTVPTLHFHYDKTIERAVEMSRLIDEANANRAKED, encoded by the coding sequence ATGCCTAAAAAACGTACTTCTCCCAATCGCAACGTGCAGATCGCCGATCAGATCCAGCGCGACCTGTCCGAGCTGCTGCGCGAGGTCAAGGATCCGCGCATCGGCATCGTCACGATTCAAAGCGTCGAACTGACGCCGGACTACGCGCACGCGAAGGTCTACTTCACGACGCTGACGGGCGACCCGCAACAGACGCTGGAAGCACTTCAGCACGCTGCCGGCCATCTGCACAATCAGCTGTTCAAGCGCCTGCATATCCATACCGTGCCGACGCTGCATTTCCATTACGACAAGACCATCGAACGTGCGGTCGAAATGTCGCGTCTGATTGACGAGGCGAACGCCAATCGCGCGAAAGAAGACTGA